A genomic stretch from Pseudomonas sp. MUP55 includes:
- the gspD gene encoding type II secretion system secretin GspD, producing MRTSLFCLATSVALGGCGALPDRLDPDQALLHEALQGTGSQRPPSEAPTVQSAPPQAQPPAQRQLIRGNQQLVRAPVSRPAVEEAGGDIVFNFQDQPIEAVINSVMGDLLHENYSIAQGVKGNVSFSTSKPVDKQQALSILETLLSWTDNAMIKQGNRYVILPGNQAVAGKLVPQMRVAQPSSGLSARLFSLRYISATEMQKLLKPFARENAFLLVDPARNVLSLAGTPQELANYQDTIDTFDVDWLKGMSVGVFGLQRASVAELMPQLQAMFGADSGTPLAGMLRFLPVERTNSVVAISSQPQYLSEVGDWIRTIDEGGGNEPQMYVYDVRNMKAADLARYLRQIYGTGAIKDDTPAKVAPGLRTTTLSSSTSAGLQASTPMPVAEEPASEGSEDAPAPPISDLEAGTRITAQKSSNQLLVRTRPAQWKEIEAAIKRLDNPPLQVQIETRILEVKLTGELDLGVQWYLGRLAGNSTSTTVANASGSQGALGGGGAGLGAADSLFYSFVSSNLQVALHALETNGRTQVLSAPSLVVMNNQPAQIQVGDNIPISQTTVNTGDADTTLSSVEYVQTGVILDVVPRINPGGLVYMDIQQQVSDAQSQSSNSETPVNPRISTRSVSTQVAVQSGQTVLLGGLIKQDNAESVSAVPYLGKIPGLRWLFGNTSKSKDRTELIVLITPRVITSNSQARQVTDDYRQQMQLLRPAQ from the coding sequence ATGCGCACCTCGTTGTTTTGCCTGGCCACCAGCGTCGCCCTCGGCGGCTGTGGCGCGTTGCCCGACCGCCTCGACCCGGATCAGGCGCTTTTGCACGAAGCCCTGCAGGGCACCGGTTCGCAACGCCCGCCCAGCGAGGCACCCACCGTGCAAAGCGCGCCGCCGCAGGCGCAGCCACCCGCGCAGCGCCAGTTGATTCGGGGCAACCAGCAGTTGGTGCGCGCGCCGGTATCCAGGCCTGCGGTGGAGGAGGCGGGGGGCGACATCGTCTTCAACTTTCAGGACCAGCCCATTGAAGCGGTGATCAACAGCGTGATGGGCGACCTGCTGCACGAAAACTACAGCATCGCCCAAGGCGTGAAGGGCAACGTCAGCTTTTCCACCTCCAAACCGGTGGACAAGCAGCAGGCGTTGTCGATCCTCGAAACCCTGCTGTCCTGGACCGATAACGCCATGATCAAGCAGGGCAACCGATATGTGATCCTGCCGGGCAATCAGGCGGTGGCCGGCAAGCTGGTGCCGCAGATGCGCGTGGCGCAGCCTTCCAGCGGCCTCTCGGCACGCCTGTTTTCGCTGCGTTATATCTCCGCCACCGAGATGCAGAAACTGCTCAAGCCGTTCGCCCGGGAGAACGCCTTCCTGCTGGTGGACCCGGCGCGCAATGTGCTGAGCCTGGCCGGCACCCCGCAAGAACTGGCCAACTACCAGGACACCATCGACACCTTCGATGTGGACTGGCTCAAGGGCATGTCGGTGGGGGTGTTCGGCCTGCAACGCGCGTCGGTGGCTGAGCTGATGCCCCAACTGCAAGCCATGTTCGGCGCCGACAGCGGCACGCCCCTGGCCGGCATGCTGCGGTTTTTGCCGGTGGAGCGCACCAACTCGGTGGTGGCGATTTCTTCCCAGCCGCAGTACCTCAGCGAAGTGGGTGACTGGATTCGCACCATCGACGAAGGCGGCGGCAACGAGCCGCAGATGTATGTGTACGACGTGCGCAACATGAAGGCAGCGGACCTGGCCCGCTACCTGCGGCAGATCTACGGCACTGGCGCGATCAAGGACGACACCCCGGCCAAGGTCGCGCCGGGCTTGCGTACCACCACGCTGTCCTCGTCCACCAGCGCCGGTCTGCAGGCCAGCACCCCCATGCCCGTCGCCGAGGAACCGGCCTCTGAAGGCAGCGAAGACGCCCCGGCACCGCCCATCAGCGACCTGGAGGCCGGCACCCGCATCACCGCGCAAAAAAGCAGCAACCAGCTGCTGGTGCGCACGCGTCCTGCGCAATGGAAAGAAATCGAGGCGGCGATCAAGCGCCTCGACAACCCGCCGCTGCAAGTGCAGATCGAGACACGCATTCTCGAAGTCAAACTCACCGGTGAACTGGACCTTGGCGTGCAGTGGTACCTCGGGCGCCTGGCCGGCAATTCCACCAGCACCACGGTGGCGAATGCGTCCGGCAGCCAGGGTGCATTGGGCGGCGGCGGGGCAGGGCTGGGGGCGGCGGATTCGCTGTTCTATTCCTTTGTCAGCTCCAACCTGCAAGTGGCCCTGCACGCCCTGGAAACCAACGGCCGCACCCAGGTGCTGTCGGCGCCGTCGCTGGTGGTGATGAACAACCAGCCGGCGCAGATTCAGGTCGGTGACAACATTCCCATCAGCCAGACCACCGTCAACACGGGGGACGCCGACACCACCTTGAGCAGCGTCGAATACGTGCAGACCGGCGTGATCCTCGACGTGGTGCCGCGCATCAATCCGGGCGGGCTGGTGTACATGGACATTCAGCAGCAGGTCAGCGATGCACAGAGCCAGAGCAGCAACAGTGAAACGCCGGTAAACCCGCGGATCTCCACGCGCTCGGTGTCCACCCAGGTGGCGGTGCAGAGCGGGCAGACGGTGTTGCTGGGCGGGTTGATCAAGCAGGACAACGCCGAAAGTGTCAGTGCCGTGCCGTACCTGGGGAAGATCCCCGGCTTGCGCTGGTTGTTTGGCAACACCAGCAAGTCCAAGGACCGCACCGAGTTGATCGTGTTGATTACCCCCAGGGTAATTACCAGCAACAGCCAGGCGCGGCAGGTGACGGACGATTACCGCCAGCAGATGCAACTGTTGCGGCCCGCTCAATAA
- the gspM gene encoding type II secretion system protein GspM gives MRRPLTPRERRGAALLVLAAVLGAAYWLLVDSWFAGPLRSMGAHAEQLREQQQRYASVLRQGDALRQQLERAQQDPASSASLLPGDDPDVVAADLMQRLADLVASQAGRGGGCSLTQRKPITAEQDDGEPYRQVKVSLTLNCAIEPLTAILHALEYQPPFLFVDELRIRRSREAPARGGAGKLVVNLLVRGYLQPARVTP, from the coding sequence ATGCGCCGACCCCTCACACCCCGTGAACGTCGCGGGGCAGCCTTGCTGGTGCTGGCCGCTGTGCTTGGCGCGGCCTACTGGCTGCTTGTCGACAGCTGGTTCGCCGGGCCGCTGCGCAGCATGGGCGCCCACGCCGAACAGTTGCGCGAACAGCAGCAGCGCTATGCCAGCGTGTTGCGCCAGGGCGACGCGCTGCGCCAGCAGCTTGAGCGGGCGCAGCAGGACCCGGCCAGCAGCGCCAGCCTGTTGCCGGGGGATGACCCCGACGTGGTCGCCGCCGACCTGATGCAGCGCCTGGCCGACCTGGTCGCCAGCCAGGCCGGGCGCGGCGGCGGTTGCAGCCTGACCCAGCGCAAGCCCATCACCGCCGAGCAGGACGACGGCGAGCCGTATCGTCAGGTCAAGGTCAGCCTGACCCTCAACTGCGCCATCGAACCCTTGACCGCGATCCTGCATGCGCTGGAATACCAGCCGCCGTTTCTGTTCGTCGACGAATTGCGCATCCGCCGCAGTCGCGAGGCACCCGCACGGGGCGGGGCGGGCAAGCTGGTGGTGAACCTGCTGGTGCGCGGCTACCTGCAACCGGCGCGGGTGACACCATGA
- a CDS encoding PilN domain-containing protein, with protein MNRLEPIARHWRGSLLQQAWRLWLTELRGCVPSWLALQEPPERIHHWPLTAPVEPGHARQVLMLGPDHVLRQTVQLPLAAARHLDNVVSYELDRYTPFEAEQLYFVARQEQRTPTHLEVTLVAILRERLDPILAACATLGLRPHRVDAADLGINLLPTSLRPRQRPPGLGLQRSLPWLCGALLVGAMLLWLNDRQRVVDAMQHSVQQQKAQVAQVHALRQQLLNNQGAAQYLARRKLAQPPLAGLLNDLTHCLPADTWLDQLDVKGSEISIAGQSAKASGLISRIKGCQRLDNAQFEGVIQPDARTGKDQFALRAHLRQEAADAPTPHTP; from the coding sequence ATGAATCGACTCGAACCTATCGCCCGCCACTGGCGCGGCAGCCTGCTGCAACAGGCCTGGCGCCTGTGGCTTACAGAGCTGCGCGGCTGTGTGCCGAGCTGGCTGGCCCTGCAGGAACCGCCGGAGCGCATCCATCACTGGCCGCTGACCGCACCGGTCGAACCGGGCCATGCGCGCCAGGTGCTGATGCTCGGCCCTGACCACGTGCTGCGGCAAACCGTGCAACTGCCCCTGGCCGCCGCGCGCCACCTGGACAATGTGGTGAGCTATGAACTGGACCGCTACACCCCGTTCGAGGCCGAACAGTTGTACTTCGTCGCGCGTCAGGAGCAACGCACGCCCACTCACCTTGAGGTGACGCTGGTGGCGATCCTGCGCGAACGCCTGGACCCGATCCTCGCCGCCTGCGCCACCTTGGGCCTGCGGCCCCATCGCGTGGATGCGGCGGACCTGGGCATCAACCTGTTGCCCACCAGCCTGCGCCCGCGCCAACGCCCGCCGGGCCTGGGTTTGCAGCGCAGCCTGCCGTGGCTGTGCGGCGCGTTGCTGGTCGGTGCGATGCTGCTGTGGCTCAACGACCGCCAGCGTGTAGTCGATGCCATGCAGCACAGTGTCCAGCAACAGAAGGCCCAGGTGGCCCAGGTGCATGCGCTGCGCCAGCAACTGCTCAACAACCAGGGCGCGGCGCAGTACCTGGCGCGACGCAAACTGGCGCAACCGCCATTGGCCGGGCTGCTCAATGACCTGACCCACTGCCTGCCGGCCGACACCTGGCTCGACCAGTTGGACGTCAAGGGCAGCGAGATTTCCATCGCCGGCCAAAGCGCCAAGGCCAGCGGTCTGATCAGCCGGATCAAAGGCTGCCAGCGTCTGGACAACGCCCAGTTCGAAGGGGTGATTCAACCCGATGCCCGCACCGGCAAGGATCAGTTTGCCTTGCGTGCCCATTTGCGCCAGGAGGCAGCCGATGCGCCGACCCCTCACACCCCGTGA
- a CDS encoding type II secretion system minor pseudopilin GspK: MKRQRGAALLLVLWVLALLSVLLGGLAGWVQLQSRQALWLGQHTRTQLAAQAGIAMVMAQPHWVADGRAIALNFDDARLQVSLRSERGKLYLINAAADDLTRLALACGATPVQAQQWVKALQARRRQGLAPLRVLEEVRQLPGMTQALYSQLLPEITLWSDLDRPDPAFASPLMRKALNLPSRNAEGADPGQVVEIDSRAERPGGYQARLRITVSLSPVEDSAQPYRVVRWQE; the protein is encoded by the coding sequence ATGAAGCGCCAGCGCGGTGCGGCGTTGCTGCTGGTGCTGTGGGTGCTGGCCTTGCTCAGCGTGCTGCTCGGCGGCCTGGCCGGTTGGGTGCAATTGCAAAGCCGCCAGGCGCTGTGGCTGGGCCAGCACACCCGCACGCAACTGGCCGCCCAGGCCGGTATCGCCATGGTCATGGCGCAGCCGCACTGGGTGGCCGATGGGCGCGCTATCGCGCTGAACTTTGATGATGCGCGGTTGCAGGTCAGCCTGCGCAGCGAGCGCGGCAAGCTGTACCTGATCAATGCTGCGGCGGATGACCTCACGCGCCTGGCCCTGGCCTGCGGTGCCACGCCCGTTCAGGCGCAGCAATGGGTCAAGGCCCTCCAAGCCCGGCGCCGCCAGGGCCTGGCGCCGTTGCGGGTGTTGGAAGAAGTGCGCCAGCTGCCTGGCATGACCCAGGCGCTCTACAGCCAACTGTTGCCCGAAATCACCTTATGGAGCGACCTGGATCGACCCGATCCGGCGTTCGCCAGCCCCTTGATGCGCAAGGCGCTCAACCTGCCAAGCCGCAACGCCGAGGGCGCCGACCCCGGCCAGGTCGTAGAAATCGACAGCCGCGCCGAACGGCCCGGCGGTTATCAGGCGCGCCTGCGTATCACCGTCTCACTGAGCCCCGTGGAGGACAGCGCACAGCCCTATCGGGTGGTGCGGTGGCAAGAATGA
- a CDS encoding prepilin-type N-terminal cleavage/methylation domain-containing protein, which yields MKRREQGFTLLEILVVLSLLAVLLVLVGGALLGANRAVSKAQRYSVSLDEMRAAQQFLRTAISEALPLDITEDDSQAEGFFSGTPERLQFVATLPGVLGGGIQRFTLQRVDQALQVEFAQLESRINPARVDPQVLLNHVEQLQFSYRGLSPLGQPTGWVSDWPWPRRLPDAVRIAASLNGPVPWVTQVIALRLNLSSGSLEE from the coding sequence GTGAAGCGCCGCGAACAGGGCTTCACCCTGTTGGAAATCCTCGTGGTGCTCAGCTTGCTGGCGGTGCTGCTGGTGCTGGTCGGCGGCGCGCTGCTGGGCGCCAACCGTGCGGTGTCCAAGGCCCAGCGCTACAGCGTCAGCCTGGACGAAATGCGGGCCGCCCAGCAGTTCTTGCGCACCGCCATCAGCGAGGCGCTGCCCCTGGATATAACCGAGGACGACAGCCAGGCTGAAGGTTTTTTCAGCGGCACGCCCGAGCGCCTGCAGTTTGTGGCGACCTTGCCCGGTGTGCTCGGTGGCGGTATCCAGCGCTTTACCCTGCAGCGGGTCGACCAGGCCTTGCAGGTGGAGTTTGCGCAGTTGGAATCGCGCATCAACCCCGCCCGCGTTGACCCGCAGGTACTGCTCAACCATGTTGAGCAGCTGCAGTTCAGCTACCGCGGCCTGTCGCCCCTGGGCCAGCCGACCGGCTGGGTCAGCGACTGGCCCTGGCCGCGGCGCCTGCCTGATGCGGTGCGCATCGCGGCCAGCCTCAACGGGCCGGTGCCGTGGGTCACCCAAGTGATTGCGCTGCGCCTGAACCTTTCCAGCGGCAGCCTGGAAGAATGA
- a CDS encoding type II secretion system protein encodes MKRQAGFTLLEMLAALTLLAVCSTVLLVAFGQSARSLAQVARSDRLTHAALTVLDQETAGRLDSGVSQGELDGIHWQLTLSRQPPHLYRVDLTVSEGPHQAHFSTLKARL; translated from the coding sequence ATGAAGCGCCAGGCGGGTTTCACCCTGCTCGAGATGCTCGCCGCCCTGACGCTGCTGGCGGTGTGCAGCACGGTGCTGCTGGTCGCCTTCGGTCAGAGCGCACGTTCCCTGGCACAGGTGGCGCGCAGTGACCGCCTGACCCACGCGGCGCTCACGGTGCTCGATCAGGAAACCGCCGGCCGCCTCGACAGCGGGGTCAGCCAGGGCGAACTGGACGGCATCCACTGGCAACTCACGCTCAGCCGCCAACCGCCGCACCTGTATCGCGTCGACCTGACCGTCAGCGAAGGCCCGCATCAGGCCCACTTCAGCACCTTGAAGGCGCGCCTGTGA
- a CDS encoding GspH/FimT family pseudopilin yields MAQRGFTLLEMLVVILLVSLAAGVLSVGLRQGLQVAKERRVVGQMVEALRTTRAAAIISGQAARTEFDLPHRAFSAPGRAPRYWPQDLQLSVHTAEQVGSAVEFYPDGSSTGGNLLLANGTRRWRIDIGWLTGSVQSKALP; encoded by the coding sequence ATGGCCCAGCGTGGTTTCACCCTGCTGGAAATGCTGGTGGTGATCCTGCTGGTCAGCCTCGCTGCCGGCGTGCTCAGCGTCGGGTTGCGCCAGGGCCTGCAAGTGGCCAAGGAGCGTCGTGTGGTCGGGCAAATGGTCGAGGCACTGCGCACCACGCGGGCCGCGGCGATTATCAGCGGCCAGGCGGCGCGTACCGAGTTCGATCTGCCCCACCGCGCGTTCAGCGCACCGGGCCGCGCGCCGCGCTATTGGCCGCAAGACCTGCAGCTGAGTGTGCACACCGCCGAGCAGGTCGGCTCGGCGGTGGAGTTCTACCCAGACGGCAGCTCCACGGGCGGCAACCTGCTGCTCGCCAACGGCACGCGGCGCTGGCGTATCGATATCGGCTGGCTGACCGGCAGCGTGCAGTCCAAGGCGTTGCCATGA
- the gspG gene encoding type II secretion system major pseudopilin GspG, translated as MNARRRQRGFTLLEMLAVIVLLGIVATIVVRQVGGNVDKGKYGAGKAQLAGLSMKIDSYALDVGSPPTSLQQLVDKPATASGWAGPYAKPSELKDPFGHAFGYRFPGEHGAFDLIFYGQDGQPGGEGYSADLGNWE; from the coding sequence ATGAATGCCCGACGCCGCCAACGTGGTTTCACCCTGCTGGAAATGCTCGCCGTGATCGTGCTGCTGGGCATTGTCGCGACCATCGTGGTACGTCAGGTCGGCGGCAATGTGGACAAGGGCAAGTACGGCGCCGGCAAGGCGCAGCTCGCCGGCTTGAGCATGAAAATCGACAGCTACGCGCTGGACGTCGGCTCGCCGCCCACCAGCCTGCAACAGCTGGTGGACAAGCCCGCCACGGCCTCCGGTTGGGCGGGGCCGTACGCCAAGCCGTCGGAATTGAAAGACCCGTTCGGCCACGCGTTCGGCTATCGGTTTCCCGGTGAGCACGGCGCGTTTGACCTGATCTTCTACGGCCAGGACGGCCAACCCGGTGGCGAGGGCTACAGTGCCGACCTGGGCAATTGGGAATAA
- the gspF gene encoding type II secretion system inner membrane protein GspF: MTLFKFRALDSQGVAHNGTLQARDQAAAVAALHKRGLLLLQLETAGRPLLTPVRGALKGAGLVSFTQQLATLLGAGQPLERCLGLLLKQPGPPQVRGLIERIRDEVKAGKPLSAALEQAGGSFSPLYLSLVRAGEAGGALERTLHQLGDYLERSQRLRGEVINALIYPAFLVVGVLGSLALLLAYVVPQFVPIFQDLGVPIPLITEVILGLGEFLGAHGLLVLAGLIAILWALLISLRQPRRRERWDRRVLGLRVLGPLLQRVEAARLTRTLGTLLSNGVALLPALVIARQVCSNRALQAQVAMAAEAVKAGGTLGRAFGEQPLLPELALQMIEVGEQAGELDSMLLKVADIFDVEAKRGIDRLLAALVPSLTVFMAVLVAVIMLAIMLPLMSLTSHI; the protein is encoded by the coding sequence GTGACGCTGTTCAAGTTTCGCGCCCTCGACAGCCAGGGTGTCGCCCACAACGGCACCCTGCAAGCCCGGGACCAGGCCGCTGCCGTTGCCGCGCTGCACAAGCGCGGCCTGCTGTTGTTGCAGCTCGAAACGGCGGGCAGGCCCTTGTTGACCCCGGTGCGCGGGGCGCTGAAAGGCGCGGGCCTGGTCAGCTTCACGCAACAACTGGCGACCCTGCTGGGCGCCGGTCAGCCTCTAGAACGTTGCCTTGGCCTGTTGCTAAAACAACCCGGCCCGCCCCAGGTACGCGGCTTGATCGAGCGCATCCGCGACGAGGTCAAGGCCGGCAAGCCGCTGTCGGCCGCGCTGGAACAGGCGGGCGGCAGCTTCTCGCCGTTGTACCTGAGCCTGGTGCGCGCCGGTGAAGCCGGCGGCGCGCTGGAACGCACCCTGCATCAGCTCGGCGACTACCTGGAACGCAGCCAGCGGCTGCGTGGCGAGGTAATCAATGCGCTGATCTACCCGGCGTTCCTGGTGGTGGGTGTGCTGGGTTCGCTGGCGTTGTTGCTGGCGTATGTGGTGCCGCAATTCGTGCCGATATTCCAGGACCTGGGCGTGCCGATCCCGCTGATCACCGAAGTGATCCTGGGCCTTGGCGAGTTTCTCGGTGCCCATGGGCTGCTGGTGCTGGCCGGATTGATCGCGATCCTGTGGGCGCTGCTGATCAGCCTGCGCCAGCCACGCCGTCGCGAGCGCTGGGACCGTCGCGTGCTCGGCCTGCGTGTGCTTGGCCCGCTGTTGCAGCGGGTCGAAGCGGCGCGGTTGACGCGCACCCTCGGCACCTTGCTCAGCAATGGCGTCGCGCTGCTGCCGGCGCTGGTGATTGCCCGGCAAGTCTGCAGTAACCGTGCGCTGCAGGCGCAAGTGGCGATGGCCGCCGAAGCGGTGAAGGCGGGCGGCACCCTGGGCCGGGCGTTTGGCGAGCAACCCTTGCTGCCCGAGCTGGCCCTGCAAATGATCGAAGTCGGTGAACAGGCCGGTGAACTGGACAGCATGCTGCTCAAGGTCGCCGATATTTTCGACGTCGAGGCCAAGCGCGGCATCGACCGGTTGCTCGCCGCGCTGGTGCCCAGCCTGACCGTGTTCATGGCGGTGCTGGTGGCGGTGATCATGCTCGCAATCATGCTGCCGTTGATGAGCCTCACCAGCCATATCTAA
- a CDS encoding GspE/PulE family protein, whose protein sequence is MSSALIDACQMPVPHTERVCAWLMAHAGLKTVDLERARRLSTEGADLLGLLTRLGLVSEAELARAWSALLDAPLLHADAAPPLLDPLPTLTERFLRHYQLVPISWADGGLRVLSANPSQVYPFQALAYACQVPIWLAVGPRTEVDSLIERYYGQGRSAMGTLVENLGEQGGSVEDIEHLKDMASEAPVIRLVNLILQRAVEQRASDIHIEPFEHQLKVRYRIDGVLHDAEAPPASSSAAVISRVKIMARLDIAERRLPQDGRIMLRIQGKELDLRVSTVPTSFGESVVMRLLDRQTVQFDFPSLGFDGQRLDTFLQLLERPHGILLVTGPTGSGKTTTLYTALSRLNTPERKIISVEDPVEYQLEGINQIQVKPAIGLDFAGVLRSIVRQDPDVIMIGEIRDLETCRIAIQSSLTGHLVLSTLHTNSAAASITRLLDMGVESYLIASTVSGILAQRLVRRLDPATRVAFEAPPALIEEHGLGRLTDQRPILLYHGDYHGRSALTELLVMDDELRGLLMRHADAATLEQAARRAGLRTLYEEGLRQALAGITTLEEVLRVTRGEPV, encoded by the coding sequence ATGTCGTCAGCCCTTATCGATGCCTGCCAGATGCCTGTCCCGCACACCGAACGGGTGTGCGCATGGCTGATGGCGCATGCCGGGTTGAAGACGGTCGACCTGGAACGCGCCCGGCGCTTGTCCACCGAGGGTGCGGACCTGCTGGGTCTGCTCACGCGCCTGGGGCTGGTCAGCGAAGCCGAACTGGCCCGCGCCTGGTCCGCCTTGCTCGACGCGCCCCTCTTGCACGCCGATGCGGCGCCGCCGCTGCTCGACCCTTTACCCACGCTGACCGAGCGCTTTCTGCGTCACTATCAGCTGGTGCCCATCAGTTGGGCAGATGGCGGGTTGCGCGTACTGTCGGCCAACCCTTCCCAGGTGTATCCGTTCCAGGCCCTGGCCTATGCCTGCCAGGTGCCGATCTGGCTGGCCGTCGGCCCACGCACTGAAGTCGACAGCCTGATCGAGCGCTATTACGGCCAGGGCCGATCCGCCATGGGCACGCTGGTGGAGAACCTGGGCGAGCAGGGCGGCTCCGTCGAAGATATCGAGCACCTCAAGGACATGGCGTCCGAAGCGCCGGTGATTCGCCTGGTCAACCTGATCCTGCAGCGCGCCGTGGAACAGCGAGCCTCGGATATCCACATCGAACCCTTCGAACACCAGCTCAAGGTGCGCTACCGCATCGACGGTGTACTGCACGACGCCGAGGCACCTCCGGCAAGTTCTTCGGCGGCGGTGATTTCACGGGTCAAGATCATGGCGCGCCTGGACATTGCCGAGCGCCGCCTGCCCCAGGACGGGCGCATCATGCTGCGCATCCAGGGCAAGGAGCTGGACTTGCGCGTGTCCACCGTGCCCACCAGTTTCGGCGAATCGGTGGTGATGCGTTTGCTCGACCGACAAACCGTGCAGTTCGATTTTCCCAGCCTGGGCTTCGATGGCCAGCGTCTGGATACCTTCCTCCAATTGCTGGAACGGCCCCACGGCATTCTGCTGGTGACCGGGCCGACCGGCTCGGGCAAAACCACCACGCTCTACACCGCGTTGTCGCGCCTCAATACCCCTGAGCGCAAGATCATCAGCGTGGAAGACCCGGTCGAATACCAGCTCGAAGGCATCAACCAGATTCAGGTAAAACCCGCCATCGGCCTGGACTTTGCCGGCGTGCTGCGCTCCATCGTGCGCCAGGACCCGGACGTGATCATGATCGGCGAAATCCGTGACCTGGAAACCTGCCGCATCGCCATCCAGTCCTCGCTCACCGGCCATCTGGTACTGTCCACCCTGCACACCAACAGCGCCGCCGCCAGCATCACGCGGCTGCTGGACATGGGCGTGGAAAGCTACCTGATCGCCTCCACCGTCAGCGGCATTCTGGCCCAGCGCCTGGTGCGCCGCCTGGACCCGGCCACGCGCGTGGCGTTCGAAGCGCCACCGGCGTTGATCGAGGAACATGGCCTGGGGCGTCTGACCGACCAGCGCCCGATCCTGCTCTACCACGGCGACTACCATGGCCGCAGCGCCCTCACCGAATTGCTGGTGATGGACGATGAATTACGCGGCCTGCTGATGCGCCACGCCGACGCCGCCACCCTTGAGCAAGCTGCCCGCCGCGCCGGCCTGCGCACCTTGTATGAAGAGGGCTTGCGCCAGGCGCTGGCCGGCATCACCACGCTCGAAGAAGTGCTGCGCGTCACCCGTGGGGAACCTGTGTGA
- a CDS encoding LacI family DNA-binding transcriptional regulator, translating to MDPVKPRKRRGAGRVTLNTVARQAGVSAITVSRYFNQPEQVSPERRERIAQVVAQLGYVPNLVAGGLASARGRIVAMVIPNISGPIFANTLQGFSDTLSRHGYQLLLASSYFSVEQEESAVRAFLGWSPAALVLTSRFHSAGTEKMIAEAQIPVVETWDYVPQREPLQVGFSHYEVGVTAAHYLHGKGYRRMAFVQNSAAGDFSALERRDGFIATLNELGVPRWVFAPDADRAPFEAGKQAMEALMSQALKPDAIFFANDNLAAGGLLAGQRAGLSIPEDCAVLGFGDYPFAQMLLPSLSTIQPPALEIGVLAATRVLESLGVLPVEGEVERLNLLHCRLIERESA from the coding sequence GTGGACCCAGTAAAACCGCGCAAACGTCGTGGCGCCGGCCGCGTCACCCTCAACACCGTAGCGCGCCAGGCCGGGGTGTCGGCGATCACCGTGTCGCGTTATTTCAACCAGCCGGAGCAGGTTTCGCCCGAACGCCGCGAGCGTATCGCCCAGGTTGTCGCGCAACTGGGCTATGTGCCAAACCTGGTGGCCGGTGGCCTGGCCTCCGCACGGGGCCGGATCGTGGCGATGGTGATCCCGAATATCTCGGGGCCGATCTTTGCCAACACCCTGCAGGGTTTCAGCGACACCCTCAGCCGCCATGGCTACCAGCTGTTATTGGCGTCCAGCTATTTCAGCGTCGAGCAAGAAGAAAGTGCGGTGCGTGCGTTTCTCGGGTGGTCGCCGGCGGCATTGGTCCTCACCAGCCGCTTTCACAGTGCAGGCACCGAAAAGATGATCGCCGAGGCGCAGATTCCGGTGGTGGAAACCTGGGACTACGTGCCGCAGCGCGAGCCGCTGCAGGTGGGGTTTTCCCACTATGAAGTCGGCGTCACGGCCGCGCATTACCTGCATGGCAAGGGGTATCGGCGCATGGCCTTCGTGCAAAACAGCGCGGCCGGGGACTTCAGCGCGCTTGAGCGGCGCGATGGGTTTATCGCGACCCTCAACGAACTCGGCGTGCCACGCTGGGTGTTCGCCCCGGACGCCGACCGCGCGCCCTTCGAAGCCGGCAAACAGGCCATGGAAGCGCTGATGAGCCAGGCCCTGAAACCCGACGCCATCTTTTTTGCCAATGACAACCTGGCCGCCGGCGGGCTGCTGGCCGGGCAGCGCGCAGGGTTGAGCATCCCTGAGGATTGCGCGGTGCTGGGCTTTGGCGACTACCCGTTTGCGCAGATGTTGCTGCCCAGCCTCAGCACCATCCAGCCGCCTGCCCTGGAGATCGGGGTATTAGCCGCCACGCGTGTTCTGGAAAGTTTGGGTGTATTACCGGTCGAGGGCGAAGTTGAGCGCCTGAATCTTTTGCACTGCCGGTTAATTGAACGAGAAAGTGCCTGA